In the Polyangiaceae bacterium genome, one interval contains:
- a CDS encoding NTP transferase domain-containing protein produces MNVLTGIFVGGRGTRMGTVAKGLLPAPGGRITLLARLLGEIGAALPGAEIVLVGEHPAYEPTPLLMLPDARPGAGPLAGLVSLFDAARERGVSHVLAFASDLPFVTRDSVSRLVSEAPEAAVLLPERDGHREPLIARYDVAACYDVARAQLDASALSLQGLLDKLGESVVHIGLPRSELVDWDAPDDPSQVQ; encoded by the coding sequence ATGAACGTGTTGACCGGGATCTTCGTCGGCGGTCGCGGCACCCGCATGGGTACGGTCGCCAAAGGTCTTCTGCCCGCGCCAGGCGGCAGGATCACGCTTCTGGCGCGCCTGCTGGGCGAGATCGGGGCCGCACTTCCCGGTGCGGAGATCGTGCTCGTGGGTGAGCATCCCGCCTACGAGCCGACGCCGCTGCTCATGCTTCCCGACGCGCGCCCCGGCGCGGGACCGCTGGCGGGCTTGGTGTCACTGTTCGACGCCGCGCGGGAACGAGGCGTGAGTCACGTATTGGCGTTTGCTAGTGACTTGCCCTTCGTCACTCGCGACTCGGTCTCTCGACTGGTGAGCGAAGCGCCGGAAGCAGCAGTCCTTCTGCCGGAACGAGATGGCCATCGCGAGCCGCTCATCGCTCGCTACGACGTCGCTGCATGCTACGACGTCGCGCGCGCGCAGCTCGACGCAAGCGCTCTGTCACTGCAGGGGTTGCTCGACAAGCTGGGCGAGAGCGTCGTGCACATCGGGCTACCCCGGAGCGAGCTCGTCGACTGGGACGCGCCCGACGACCCGTCCCAGGTGCAGTGA